One genomic segment of Pseudomonas sp. p1(2021b) includes these proteins:
- a CDS encoding NUDIX hydrolase, whose protein sequence is MKFCSACGQPVIQRIPEGDSRPRYVCDHCQTIHYQNPNIVAGVLPTHGTQVLLCRRAIEPRRGFWTLPAGFMENGETLEQAARRETVEEACARVGHMSLYQLFDLPHIDQVHVFFRAELADLDFAVGIESLEVRLFEEHEIPWGELAFRTVARTLECYYRDRIGQSYPVGHEYLPPMNVSSSIT, encoded by the coding sequence ATGAAATTCTGCAGCGCGTGCGGCCAGCCAGTGATACAGCGGATCCCCGAGGGCGACAGCCGCCCCCGCTACGTCTGCGATCATTGCCAGACCATCCATTACCAGAACCCCAATATCGTGGCTGGCGTTTTGCCCACCCATGGCACCCAGGTCTTGCTGTGTCGCCGTGCGATCGAACCGCGCCGTGGGTTCTGGACCCTGCCCGCCGGTTTCATGGAGAATGGCGAGACCCTCGAGCAAGCCGCCCGTCGCGAAACCGTGGAGGAAGCCTGCGCCCGGGTCGGGCACATGAGCCTGTACCAGTTGTTCGACCTGCCGCACATCGACCAGGTGCATGTGTTCTTCCGCGCCGAACTGGCCGACCTGGATTTCGCCGTCGGAATCGAGAGCCTGGAAGTGCGCTTGTTCGAAGAACATGAAATTCCATGGGGCGAGCTGGCTTTCCGCACCGTGGCACGCACACTAGAATGCTATTATCGCGACCGCATCGGGCAGTCCTACCCGGTAGGCCATGAGTACCTGCCCCCGATGAATGTCTCGTCGTCCATCACCTAG
- a CDS encoding murein L,D-transpeptidase family protein encodes MRWLLALFCLCVTSVSQAAFTETIIRKPQDAAQSSVTRQPLVDKVLVLKSERRLQLISRGEPLKTYRISLGKQPKGTKEREGDNRTPEGLYWLDWRKVSDRFNLAMHISYPNISDAARARREGVNPGGMIMIHGTPIDEEYPEWYFHTLDWTEGCIAMRNADMQEVWSMVKDGTLIEIRP; translated from the coding sequence ATGCGCTGGTTGCTCGCCCTTTTCTGCCTTTGCGTTACGTCGGTGTCCCAGGCTGCGTTCACCGAGACCATCATCCGCAAGCCGCAGGACGCCGCGCAGTCCTCGGTCACCCGTCAACCGTTGGTCGACAAGGTACTGGTGCTCAAGTCCGAGCGCCGCCTGCAACTGATCAGCCGTGGCGAGCCGCTCAAGACCTACCGCATCTCCCTGGGCAAGCAACCCAAGGGCACCAAGGAGCGCGAGGGCGACAACCGCACCCCCGAAGGCCTCTACTGGCTGGACTGGCGCAAGGTCAGCGACCGCTTCAACCTGGCCATGCACATCTCCTACCCCAATATCAGCGATGCCGCCCGCGCCCGCCGTGAAGGCGTCAACCCTGGCGGCATGATCATGATCCACGGTACGCCCATCGACGAGGAATACCCGGAGTGGTACTTCCACACCCTGGACTGGACCGAAGGCTGCATCGCCATGCGCAATGCGGACATGCAGGAAGTCTGGAGCATGGTCAAGGACGGGACCTTGATCGAGATTCGTCCCTGA
- a CDS encoding imm11 family protein, whose product MRYYSVAQDSKFKTLIGEDSSLSLHAAAQQYTFGNDVESLFANQYELEFNSDDKNKKDASDIFTLFKPVLIVTSKAKILFRSVAPSSIEDVSVLSPNSDHSGILVHTVLDGAINRELSEFDEYPNGLVVYRVVLNALAVQGFDVFRVAESPLSIFVSDKFVGAAKDSGLKGLDLREIRVV is encoded by the coding sequence ATGAGATATTACTCTGTAGCTCAGGATAGTAAATTTAAAACTTTAATTGGAGAAGATAGCAGTCTTTCATTGCATGCTGCCGCGCAGCAATATACCTTTGGCAATGATGTCGAATCTTTGTTTGCAAACCAATATGAGCTGGAGTTTAATTCTGATGATAAGAACAAGAAAGACGCCTCGGATATATTTACTTTATTTAAGCCTGTGCTCATTGTGACGTCCAAGGCCAAAATTTTATTCCGCTCCGTGGCTCCCAGTTCTATTGAGGATGTAAGTGTCTTGTCCCCAAATTCAGATCATTCTGGAATTTTGGTTCACACGGTTTTGGATGGCGCGATTAATAGAGAGCTCTCGGAGTTTGATGAATACCCCAATGGTTTGGTTGTTTATAGGGTTGTACTGAATGCTCTTGCGGTGCAAGGTTTTGATGTTTTTCGGGTGGCTGAAAGTCCGCTTTCCATTTTTGTGTCTGATAAATTCGTTGGTGCGGCCAAGGATAGCGGGTTGAAGGGTTTGGATTTAAGGGAGATTAGAGTGGTTTGA
- a CDS encoding HNH endonuclease, which produces MANRPNNGKYNIFHDHTLDPQYRYSSDVVQFNRANADLLNRMELEPEFRKDMLNRYPKLEEWAKTGGKSGSPPGVTWHHHEDINRLSLVDRMDHMSNHGLYHPTGKGGRDIWGGGAQGRKGKLDGATGKICCG; this is translated from the coding sequence TTGGCGAACAGGCCGAATAATGGAAAGTATAATATTTTCCATGATCACACATTGGATCCTCAGTATAGATATTCTAGTGATGTCGTTCAATTTAATAGAGCTAATGCCGATCTTTTGAATAGAATGGAACTTGAGCCTGAGTTCAGGAAGGATATGCTGAATCGCTATCCAAAACTTGAGGAGTGGGCTAAGACAGGTGGTAAAAGTGGCAGCCCCCCTGGCGTGACGTGGCACCACCACGAGGATATTAATAGGCTATCTCTAGTGGATCGTATGGATCATATGTCGAATCATGGTTTATACCACCCGACTGGTAAAGGCGGTAGAGATATATGGGGTGGTGGCGCTCAAGGGCGAAAAGGCAAGCTTGACGGTGCAACCGGGAAAATTTGCTGTGGTTGA